In Serratia marcescens subsp. marcescens ATCC 13880, a single genomic region encodes these proteins:
- the creA gene encoding protein CreA has translation MKKSWIFLFGLVCATVGSAQAEQVGSVDTVFKLLGPDHKIVVEAFDDPDVKNVTCYISRAKTGGIKGGLGLAEDTADAAISCQQVGPIELSDKIKNGKAEGDVVFQKRTSLVFKKLQVVRFYDAKRNSLIYLSYSDKVIDGSPKNALSAVPIMPWAETK, from the coding sequence ATGAAAAAAAGCTGGATATTTTTATTCGGTTTGGTTTGCGCAACCGTTGGCAGCGCGCAGGCGGAGCAGGTGGGCTCCGTTGATACGGTGTTTAAATTGTTAGGGCCGGACCACAAAATCGTGGTGGAAGCGTTCGACGATCCGGACGTTAAAAATGTAACTTGTTATATCAGCCGCGCCAAAACCGGCGGCATCAAAGGCGGCCTGGGGCTGGCGGAGGACACCGCCGACGCGGCCATTTCCTGCCAACAGGTGGGGCCTATCGAGCTGAGCGACAAGATCAAAAACGGCAAGGCGGAAGGCGATGTGGTGTTTCAGAAACGCACCTCGCTGGTGTTCAAGAAGTTGCAGGTGGTGCGCTTCTATGACGCCAAGCGCAATTCGTTGATTTACCTGAGCTACTCCGACAAGGTGATCGACGGTTCGCCGAAGAACGCGTTGAGCGCGGTGCCGATCATGCCGTGGGCTGAGACGAAATAA
- the arcA gene encoding two-component system response regulator ArcA, translating into MQTPHILIVEDELVTRNTLKSIFEAEGYIVHEANDGAEMHNILSENDINLVIMDINLPGKNGLLLARELREQASVALMFLTGRDNEVDKILGLEIGADDYITKPFNPRELTIRARNLLSRTMNLGSLGEERRLVESYKFNGWELDINSRSLISPAGEQYKLPRSEFRAMLHFCENPGKIQSRGELLKKMTGRELKPHDRTVDVTIRRIRKHFESTPDTPEIIATIHGEGYRFCGDLEE; encoded by the coding sequence ATGCAGACCCCGCACATTCTGATTGTCGAAGACGAGTTAGTCACTCGTAACACCCTGAAGAGCATTTTCGAGGCGGAAGGCTACATTGTTCATGAAGCCAATGATGGTGCAGAGATGCACAATATCCTGTCTGAAAATGATATCAATCTGGTCATCATGGACATCAACCTGCCAGGCAAAAACGGCCTGCTGTTGGCGCGCGAACTGCGTGAACAGGCCAGCGTCGCCTTGATGTTCCTGACCGGTCGCGATAACGAAGTGGACAAAATCCTCGGCCTGGAAATCGGCGCCGACGATTACATCACCAAGCCGTTCAACCCGCGTGAGCTGACCATCCGCGCGCGCAACCTGCTGTCGCGCACCATGAACCTGGGCAGCCTGGGCGAAGAGCGCCGCCTGGTCGAGAGCTACAAGTTCAACGGGTGGGAGCTGGACATCAACAGCCGTTCTTTGATCAGCCCGGCCGGCGAACAATACAAGCTGCCGCGCAGCGAATTCCGCGCCATGCTGCACTTCTGCGAAAACCCGGGCAAGATCCAGTCGCGCGGCGAACTGCTGAAGAAAATGACCGGCCGCGAGCTGAAGCCGCATGACCGCACCGTGGACGTCACCATCCGTCGCATTCGCAAACACTTCGAATCGACGCCGGACACGCCGGAAATCATCGCCACCATTCACGGCGAAGGCTACCGCTTCTGCGGCGATCTGGAAGAGTAA